One Lactobacillus crispatus DNA segment encodes these proteins:
- a CDS encoding ATP-binding cassette domain-containing protein has protein sequence MAKEIIQIKDLKVYYPIRSGFWNRITDYVRAVDGINFSIGEGETYGLIGESGSGKSTTGKAIVGVEKVTSGQIMYKGLDVTKASNRKKLDYNKDVQMIFQDSMSSLNPRKRIEDIIAEPIRNFENLTTDQERDRVQELLDIVGMPSDAIYKYPHEFSGGQRQRIGVARAVATNPKLIVADEPTSALDLSVQAQVLNFMKHIQQQYNIAYLFISHDLGVVKHMSENLAIMHRGRLVELGSREEIYKHPIHIYTKRLLSAIPQVDVEHREEHKKHREQVEKEFEENQSKWYDKDGRVYPLQQVAPKHWVALPKDMAHEAKLEELEEKESD, from the coding sequence ATGGCAAAAGAAATTATTCAAATCAAAGATTTAAAGGTCTATTACCCAATTCGCTCTGGATTTTGGAACAGAATTACTGATTATGTCCGTGCCGTTGATGGGATTAATTTCTCAATTGGTGAAGGTGAAACTTACGGTTTAATCGGTGAATCTGGTTCTGGTAAATCTACTACCGGTAAGGCGATTGTTGGGGTTGAAAAAGTTACAAGTGGTCAAATCATGTATAAGGGTTTGGACGTAACTAAGGCAAGCAACCGTAAGAAGCTTGATTATAATAAAGATGTTCAAATGATCTTCCAGGATTCAATGTCAAGTTTGAACCCAAGAAAGAGAATTGAAGATATCATTGCAGAGCCAATTAGAAACTTTGAAAATCTGACTACTGATCAAGAACGTGATCGTGTTCAAGAATTGTTGGATATTGTAGGGATGCCTAGTGATGCGATCTACAAGTACCCACATGAATTCTCAGGTGGTCAGCGTCAGAGAATCGGTGTTGCTCGTGCCGTTGCTACTAACCCTAAGTTAATTGTTGCGGATGAACCAACGTCTGCTTTGGACTTGTCAGTTCAAGCACAGGTTTTGAACTTCATGAAGCACATTCAACAACAATACAACATTGCTTACTTGTTCATTTCACACGACTTGGGTGTTGTTAAGCACATGTCAGAAAACTTGGCAATCATGCACCGTGGTCGTTTGGTTGAATTAGGTAGCCGTGAAGAAATCTACAAGCACCCAATTCACATCTATACTAAGCGTTTGCTTTCCGCTATTCCTCAAGTTGATGTTGAACATCGTGAAGAACACAAGAAACATCGCGAACAAGTTGAAAAAGAATTTGAAGAAAATCAAAGTAAATGGTACGACAAGGATGGTCGTGTATATCCATTACAACAAGTAGCACCTAAGCACTGGGTAGCTTTGCCAAAAGATATGGCCCACGAAGCTAAACTTGAAGAATTAGAAGAAAAGGAGAGTGATTAA
- a CDS encoding ABC transporter ATP-binding protein encodes MEKQSDLLLDIQHLHTAYRLQGKFYDAADDVNLTLKRDEILAIVGESGCGKSTIASSIIGLYDHKNTKVTGDILYNELNLVGLNESLFNKIRGDKIGMIFQDPLASLNPLMRVGDQVAETLYYHTDMDEKTRHARVIELFNQVGMPKPEEMYEMYPHELSGGLRQRVVIAMAIACKPEVIIADEPTTALDVTIQAQILDLLEDIQKQSHSGIILITHDLGVVAETADEVAVMYAGQIVEKSDVKTIFENPLHPYTRSLLNSMPQSDDTDEDLHVIHGTVPSLKNMPRTGDRFAARIPWIPASAHEEEPKVHEVAPGHWVRCTCWKSFHFEDEKTASGE; translated from the coding sequence TTGGAGAAGCAGAGTGATCTTTTATTAGATATTCAACACCTGCATACGGCATACCGTTTGCAAGGGAAATTCTATGATGCGGCAGACGATGTTAATCTGACTCTGAAGCGCGACGAGATTTTAGCCATCGTTGGTGAATCTGGTTGTGGTAAGAGTACAATTGCCTCAAGTATCATTGGATTGTACGACCATAAAAATACTAAAGTAACAGGGGACATTCTTTACAATGAATTAAACCTAGTTGGCTTGAATGAATCACTTTTCAATAAGATTCGTGGGGACAAGATCGGAATGATCTTCCAGGACCCGTTAGCCAGCTTGAACCCATTGATGCGTGTTGGTGACCAAGTTGCTGAAACTCTTTATTACCACACTGATATGGACGAAAAAACACGTCACGCACGTGTCATTGAATTGTTTAATCAAGTAGGAATGCCAAAGCCTGAAGAAATGTACGAAATGTACCCACATGAGTTGTCTGGTGGGCTTCGTCAGCGTGTTGTAATTGCGATGGCGATTGCATGTAAGCCTGAAGTTATTATTGCCGATGAACCAACAACAGCTTTGGATGTTACTATTCAAGCTCAAATTTTGGATTTGCTTGAAGATATTCAAAAACAATCCCACTCAGGGATTATTTTGATCACTCACGACTTAGGTGTTGTAGCAGAAACTGCTGATGAAGTTGCAGTCATGTATGCTGGTCAAATTGTTGAAAAATCTGATGTAAAGACAATTTTTGAAAACCCACTTCATCCATATACTCGATCATTACTTAACTCAATGCCTCAATCAGACGATACGGATGAAGATCTTCATGTAATTCACGGTACTGTGCCATCTTTGAAGAATATGCCACGTACTGGTGATAGATTTGCTGCAAGAATTCCTTGGATTCCTGCTAGCGCACATGAAGAAGAACCTAAGGTGCATGAAGTTGCGCCAGGTCACTGGGTAAGATGTACTTGCTGGAAGTCATTCCACTTTGAGGATGAAAAGACAGCAAGTGGGGAGTAG